A stretch of the Onychomys torridus chromosome 23, mOncTor1.1, whole genome shotgun sequence genome encodes the following:
- the Mettl21a gene encoding protein N-lysine methyltransferase METTL21A isoform X1, protein MSQQVAELDSGEMALVPYEEGAGIGLQKFHKPLATFSFANHTIQIRQDWRQLGVAAVVWDAAIVLSTYLEMGAVELRGCSAVELGAGTGLVGIVAALLGAHVTITDRQVALEFLKSNVEANLPPHIQPKVVVKELTWGQNLESFSPGEFDLILGADVIYLEDTFTDLLQTLVHLCGNRSVILLACRIRYERDNNFLTMLERQFTVSKVHYDPEKDVHIYKAQKRSRRKDL, encoded by the exons AT GTCTCAGCAAGTTGCGGAGTTAGACTCAGGAGAAATGGCCCTGGTGCCCTATGAGGAGGGCGCGGGCATAGGACTCCAGAAGTTCCACAAGCCTCTTGCCACATTCTCGTTTGCAAACCACACCATCCAGATCCGTCAGGACTGGAGGCAACTGGGAGTCGCAGCAGTGGTTTGGGATGCG GCCATTGTTCTTTCCACGTATCTGGAGATGGGTGCTGTGGAGCTCAGAGGCTGCTCTGCTGTGGAGCTAGGTGCTGGCACCGGACTGGTGGGCATAGTGGCTGCCCTGCTGG GTGCTCATGTGACTATCACGGATCGGCAAGTAGCATTAGAATTTCTTAAGTCAAATGTTGAAGCCAACTTACCTCCCCACATCCAACCCAAAGTTGTTGTGAAGGAGTTGACTTGGGGACAAAATTTGGAAAGTTTTTCGCCTGGAGAATTTGACCTCATCCTTGGAGCTGATGTCATATACTTAGAAGATACCTTCACAGATCTTCTTCAAACACTGGTACATCTCTGTGGCAACCGCTCTGTGATTCTTTTAGCTTGCCGAATTCGCTATGAACGAGATAATAACTTCTTAACCATGTTGGAGAGGCAATTTACTGTGAGTAAGGTTCACTACGATCCCGAGAAAGATGTACATATTTACAAAGCACAAAAGAGAAGCCGGCGGAAGGACTTGTAG
- the Mettl21a gene encoding protein N-lysine methyltransferase METTL21A isoform X2, protein MALVPYEEGAGIGLQKFHKPLATFSFANHTIQIRQDWRQLGVAAVVWDAAIVLSTYLEMGAVELRGCSAVELGAGTGLVGIVAALLGAHVTITDRQVALEFLKSNVEANLPPHIQPKVVVKELTWGQNLESFSPGEFDLILGADVIYLEDTFTDLLQTLVHLCGNRSVILLACRIRYERDNNFLTMLERQFTVSKVHYDPEKDVHIYKAQKRSRRKDL, encoded by the exons ATGGCCCTGGTGCCCTATGAGGAGGGCGCGGGCATAGGACTCCAGAAGTTCCACAAGCCTCTTGCCACATTCTCGTTTGCAAACCACACCATCCAGATCCGTCAGGACTGGAGGCAACTGGGAGTCGCAGCAGTGGTTTGGGATGCG GCCATTGTTCTTTCCACGTATCTGGAGATGGGTGCTGTGGAGCTCAGAGGCTGCTCTGCTGTGGAGCTAGGTGCTGGCACCGGACTGGTGGGCATAGTGGCTGCCCTGCTGG GTGCTCATGTGACTATCACGGATCGGCAAGTAGCATTAGAATTTCTTAAGTCAAATGTTGAAGCCAACTTACCTCCCCACATCCAACCCAAAGTTGTTGTGAAGGAGTTGACTTGGGGACAAAATTTGGAAAGTTTTTCGCCTGGAGAATTTGACCTCATCCTTGGAGCTGATGTCATATACTTAGAAGATACCTTCACAGATCTTCTTCAAACACTGGTACATCTCTGTGGCAACCGCTCTGTGATTCTTTTAGCTTGCCGAATTCGCTATGAACGAGATAATAACTTCTTAACCATGTTGGAGAGGCAATTTACTGTGAGTAAGGTTCACTACGATCCCGAGAAAGATGTACATATTTACAAAGCACAAAAGAGAAGCCGGCGGAAGGACTTGTAG